From Patescibacteria group bacterium, a single genomic window includes:
- the rpsS gene encoding 30S ribosomal protein S19: MSRSLKKGPWIDQRLLKKISKLKQGDKTVIKTWSRACVIVPQMIGFTIGVHNGKIYVPVFVVENMVGHKLGEFSLTKKFVKHGGKMQREAEKVNK; the protein is encoded by the coding sequence ATGTCTAGAAGTCTTAAAAAAGGTCCTTGGATTGACCAAAGATTATTAAAAAAAATTTCAAAATTAAAACAAGGAGACAAAACAGTAATTAAAACATGGTCAAGGGCATGTGTTATTGTTCCTCAAATGATAGGATTTACTATTGGTGTTCATAATGGAAAAATATACGTGCCAGTTTTTGTTGTTGAAAACATGGTTGGACATAAATTAGGAGAATTTTCCTTAACTAAAAAGTTTGTTAAGCATGGAGGAAAAATGCAGAGAGAAGCTGAAAAAGTCAATAAATAA
- the rplV gene encoding 50S ribosomal protein L22 — protein MNIIAITKNIRISPKKMRQVSIVIKGMNVLDAIDSLNFITRKSASFILKTLNSAIANAENNFSLKKENLFIKEIMVDDGVTLKRWRARAFGRAAPIRKRSSHLTIILNQVKEEKIKKKVQKLAEPSIKKIAKSGEPVSVPREKQSKLTDMDKDKQAKHEEIFDSRMKGKHRSKQHVDNVTQKQSGGRLSRIFRRKSI, from the coding sequence ATGAATATAATAGCAATTACAAAAAATATCAGAATTTCACCAAAAAAAATGAGACAGGTTAGTATTGTTATAAAAGGAATGAATGTTCTTGATGCGATTGATTCTCTAAATTTTATTACCAGAAAGTCAGCTTCTTTTATTTTAAAAACGCTAAATTCAGCTATTGCTAATGCTGAAAATAATTTTTCTCTTAAAAAAGAAAATCTTTTTATAAAAGAAATTATGGTTGACGATGGTGTTACTCTTAAAAGATGGCGTGCTCGAGCATTTGGCAGAGCTGCTCCAATAAGAAAAAGAAGTTCTCATTTAACTATTATTTTAAATCAAGTTAAAGAAGAAAAAATAAAAAAGAAAGTCCAAAAATTAGCAGAGCCAAGCATTAAAAAAATCGCTAAATCTGGCGAACCAGTTTCTGTTCCAAGAGAAAAGCAGAGTAAATTAACAGACATGGATAAAGATAAACAAGCTAAGCATGAAGAAATTTTTGATAGTCGTATGAAAGGGAAACATCGGTCTAAGCAACATGTTGATAATGTGACTCAAAAACAATCAGGAGGAAGATTAAGTAGAATTTTTAGAAGAAAAAGTATATAA
- the rplB gene encoding 50S ribosomal protein L2 codes for MLKVHKPTTPSRRKMSQIKNPELSKDRPEKKLITILKYKAGRSKGKVVTRHKGGQAKRFYRKVDFRREKFDIIGIVKALEYDPNRSAWIALIFYVDGAKSYILAPSKLKAGDKILSSKNKIEPDNGNRMPLKHILAGAFIYNIELARDQGGKIVRSAGNFATLMGFKDKYAQIKLPSGEIRLVSKECSASLGQVSNKEWRFVRWGKAGRMRHRGIRPTVRGKAMAPVAHPHGGGEGGSPIGLKHPKTPWGKPALGVKTRSKKKWTNKYIVKHRKHKKRK; via the coding sequence ATGTTAAAAGTTCATAAACCAACAACTCCTTCCAGGAGAAAAATGAGTCAGATAAAAAATCCAGAATTAAGCAAAGACAGACCTGAAAAAAAGTTGATAACAATTTTAAAATACAAGGCAGGTAGGTCAAAAGGCAAGGTTGTAACCAGGCATAAAGGCGGACAAGCAAAACGTTTTTACAGAAAAGTTGATTTTAGACGAGAAAAATTTGATATTATTGGCATTGTGAAAGCCCTAGAATATGACCCAAATCGTTCGGCTTGGATTGCTTTAATTTTTTATGTTGATGGAGCCAAAAGTTATATTCTTGCTCCTAGTAAATTAAAAGCAGGAGATAAAATCCTAAGTTCAAAAAATAAAATAGAACCAGATAATGGAAATCGTATGCCATTAAAGCATATTTTAGCAGGAGCATTTATATATAATATAGAATTAGCTAGAGATCAAGGAGGAAAAATTGTTCGTTCGGCTGGAAATTTTGCCACTTTAATGGGATTTAAGGATAAGTATGCTCAAATTAAATTGCCTTCTGGAGAAATAAGATTAGTTTCAAAAGAATGTTCAGCTAGTTTGGGGCAGGTAAGTAATAAAGAATGGCGTTTTGTTCGTTGGGGGAAAGCAGGCAGAATGCGTCATAGAGGAATTAGGCCAACTGTTAGAGGAAAAGCGATGGCTCCGGTTGCTCATCCTCATGGAGGAGGAGAAGGAGGTTCTCCAATAGGGTTAAAACATCCTAAAACGCCGTGGGGAAAGCCAGCATTAGGTGTTAAAACTCGTTCAAAAAAGAAATGGACAAATAAATATATAGTTAAGCATAGAAAACATAAAAAACGTAAATAA
- the rplW gene encoding 50S ribosomal protein L23 — translation MLFFSKKKIKTDSKVDKKTQPKRGDLAVTSKTKRQSTKIKKKTQTTNSGSVVSKKVPQKSTQKDKILKHATGLAYLSLTRPIITEKAMVLQEQGVYTFEVPINANKIMIKKAIKELYGFMPVRVNIIKSKGKRKRYGKSMGITKKRKKALVYLKKGEKIEFSKK, via the coding sequence ATGTTATTCTTTTCTAAAAAGAAAATTAAAACAGATTCAAAAGTTGATAAAAAAACTCAACCAAAGAGGGGTGATTTAGCTGTTACAAGTAAAACAAAGAGACAGTCAACTAAAATTAAAAAAAAGACTCAAACAACCAATAGTGGTTCAGTTGTTTCAAAAAAAGTTCCCCAAAAATCAACTCAAAAAGATAAAATATTGAAGCATGCCACAGGGTTGGCATATTTATCATTAACCAGGCCTATTATTACTGAAAAGGCAATGGTTTTACAAGAACAGGGAGTGTATACATTTGAGGTTCCAATTAATGCTAATAAAATAATGATAAAGAAAGCAATTAAGGAACTTTATGGATTTATGCCTGTTAGAGTTAACATAATAAAGTCAAAAGGAAAAAGAAAAAGATATGGCAAAAGCATGGGGATTACAAAGAAAAGAAAAAAAGCATTAGTTTATCTTAAAAAGGGAGAAAAAATAGAATTTTCTAAAAAATAA